The sequence below is a genomic window from Hyperolius riggenbachi isolate aHypRig1 chromosome 7, aHypRig1.pri, whole genome shotgun sequence.
ttatcaactgtttgaatgctgttctgcaaaaaaaattgtggtagtataatatatgctgtaaataatcttttagagcaaagaagaaatgctgggtttcatattATTTTAGGCAGACCACCATTTCAAGCAATGCAATCTAGTCGAATGGAAAAGGTATGAAAACCATAGCTATTTCATGAAAACATAAGCATGGTtgccggaccccgaattacatctcctctGTGGACGCCATCAtggagttttgcggcagcaggtAGAGCCGTCATCCGCCTTTCTGACAACCTGGCaagaaattcaagcagaaactATTCAAAAACTCACAATTTCTAAGGACGAATTCAGTTGTGAAGCTGCTATCAAATCAGGGGTCCTATGTTAATTTGTAACTTGACCTGTTAAGATGTTTTTGATTGATATTACTTTTGATTTCAGAACATATGATCTCCTAATGCTGCAAATTAAACTAATGAGCATTTTTACTCCTTTAAATACTATAGAATGATTTGAAACTGTGTTGTGTGTAAGAAAGAAaagaagtttttattttattttgaaaaaacatACTGTTTGTCCAATAACTTCTGAATAAAATACGCTAATAGTTGATGACTCAAAAATTATGCTGACTGACACCATTTAGGAAAATCTGAGATAAATATAGTTTGCATAATAATTAGGAACAATGTGTTTTAATTATTGCTACTTAGATAGTTAGGGTAGTGCATTTGAGTTTGATTTTTGTTGTATTGGGACTGGTTTGTTATGTTTTGGTTTGTACAGTATATTGTACACTTTCTACTAATACTGTTTTGTCGCTCATTTGGTCTTTAATCATCAGTATTTGCTGCTAAGTGTGGTCACAAGAAAGTTGCCTGTCCACCCTGTTACAAGAGCACAATTGGTACTGTATTagagaaacaaaacaaaatataattattgattttttttttctacctcaaCAGGTGCTGAAGTTACAGTTACAGACCGTGAAGTGGCCTTGGAATTTCTAAAAGCAAATGTACAAGATAATATTCCTAAAGAGCTGCAGCACAAAGTGTCTGTAAAGCCACTCACATGGGGCAGAGGGCTAAATGATTTCTCTTCATTTAATGTCGTCTTAGGAGCAGACATTATTTATCTGGAGGAAACATTCCAAGATCTCTTAAAGACTATGCTTCATCTAAGTACAGAAAAAACAGTTATTTTGTTGTCCTGTAGACTGAGATACCAGCGTGATCATCACTTTCTTGACATGATGAGGGAACATTTCTCTGTGGTTCAGGTCCATTATGACAAAAATGTTGATGTCCATATTTATAAAGCACAGAAGTTAAATCAAGGAGAACTTTAAGTTTATTATATCATCTGTGATCATTTTCTGATTGTGATGTATCATTTTGGTTTCTAATGGCACagttatgtttttcttttttaaagtgtTTATTGAAAACCATTAACATCATATAGTTTGTTGCTGTAAACCGTGTCCTTGCAGGTGGTATGCAAGTTAAGTAAAATAGTATCAAACTGAAGATTTGAACTCTGTTAAATAATAAACAAGATTGAGATGTGCTGGTTGACAACAGCGGGCACAGCTGCTTATAAATTGTTACATAGCACCGGTAGTTaagggaccactattgcaaaaaatgatacatacatgtcgcgcatatatatatatatatatatatatatatatatatatatatatatatatatatatatatatatatatatacagtgggttgcaaaagtattcgggcccccttgaagttttccacattctgtcacattactgccacaaacatgcatcaattttattggaattccacgtgaaagaccaatacaaagtggtgtacacgtgagaagtggatcgaaaatcatacatcattccaaacattttttacaaataaataactgcaaagtggggtgtgcgtaattattcggccccctgagtcaatactttgtagaaccaccttttgctgatattacagctgccagtcttttagggtatgtctctaccaactttgcacatctagaaactgaaatcctacatagttacatagttattttggttgaaaaaagacatacgtccatcgagttcaaccagtacaaagtacagctccagcctgctccctcacatatccctgttgatccagaggaaggcgaaaaaacccttacaaggcccaTGCCatgccaattagccccaaaagggaaaaattccttcccgactccagatggcaatcagataaaatccgtggatcaacatcattaggcattacctagtaattgtagccatggatgtctttcaacgcaaggaaagcatctgagccccctttaaatgcaggtatagagttagccataacgacttcctgtggcaatgcattccacatcttaatcactcttactgtagagaaccctctcctaaataaatggctaaaacatttttcctccatgcgcagatcatgtcctctagtccttttgagaaggcctagggacaaaaagctcatccgccaagctattatattgccctctgatgtatttatacatgttaactagatcccctctaaggcatcttttctctagactaaataaacccagtttatctaacctttattggtaagcgagaccttccatcccacatatcaattttgttgctcatctctgcacctgctctaaaactgcaatatcttttttgtaatgtggtgcccagaactgaattccatattccagatgtggccttactagagagttaaacaggggcaatattatgctagcatctcgagtttttattttccttttaatgcatcccaaaattttgttagctttagctgcagcggcttggcattgattacgaatatttaacttgttgtcgatgagtactcctaagtccttctccaagtttgatatccccaactgtatcccatttattttgtatggtgctagaccattggtacgaccaaaatgcatgactttacattcttaacattgaatttcatctgccatttatgtgcccatatagccatcctatccagatcctgttgcaatatgacactatcttcctgagagttgatgattctgcacaattttgtatcatctgcaaaaatagcaacattgctcactactgcatgtgCTAGGTCatcaataaataaattgaagagcactggacccagtacagacccctgtgggaccccactgctaacagtctcccattttgagtacgttccattgaccacaactctttgttttctgtccattagccagttccctatccatgcacacagactcttccccagtccttgcatcctcaacttttgcaccagacttttgtggggaacagtgtcgaaggcctttgcaaagtccaagtatatcacatctacagcattcccaatatccatattagcattcactacctcataaaagctgagcatgttagtcaaacaggacctgtctttagtaaacccatgttgatgctgagaaataagattattttctactatgaagtcatgtatagtatctcttagtaacccctcaaatagttagcatacaactgatgttaagcttacaggtctataatttcctggatctgatttttttgcccttcttaaataatgggaaaacgtgggctgtacgccaatccactggcactctgccagttgaaagagagtcacaaaagataagataaaggggtttatctataactgaacttaattcccttaggacccgaggatgcatgccatccgggccaggtgccttgtctatttttaatttatttagtcttgccttcacttcttcctgcgttaagtatttaatattacagttggaagattgagactcttctgcctctgtaatttgcaacagtgctgtttcctttgtgaagacagaagcaaagaaagcatttaataactctgccttaccttggtcatccaccattgagttcccacccttatcctttaggagtcctatacagtcaatcttttttttttagagttgatgtacttgtaaaacttttttgggttagatttgatatccctagcaattcgattttcagcttcgatctttgccagccttatttcttttttacaatttttattgcactccttataattgcttagtgcagcctcggtcccctcctgttttaggaccttataggcattctttttcctcttcattttatccctaacctttctattcatccatagaggccttttttttattcctagacaatttgtttccatatgggatatacatactacaatattgattgagaataagtttaaaagcttgccatttcccttcagtgtcctccccttgtagtacattatcccagttcaacaaacttagtgcctgcctaatttaattgaactttgcttttctaaaattcatagttttagtggtcccgctgccccgtggcctatcggtcaccagatcaaacgttaacatgttgtgatcactatttcccaaatgttcttgaacttgcacatttgatacattatctggtctattagaaatgatcagatccagtaacgcattccccctagttggttccgttaccatttgagtcaagtaattgtcctgtagtgctgccagaaatctgctgcttttaccagaatgggtagcctcaataccccagtcaatgtccttgcccattcttctttgcaaaacagctccagctcagtcagattagatggacagcgtttgtgaacagcagttctaacacatagatatgttttgttttaaaccattccattgttgccctggctttatttttaggctcattgtcctgctggaaggtgaacctccgccccagtctcaagtcttttgcagtctccaagaggttttcttccaagtttgccctgtatttggctccatccatcttcccatcaactctgaccagcttccctgtccctgctgaagagatgcaccccctgagcatgatgctgccaccaccatatttgacagtggggatggtgtgttcagagtgatgtgcagtgttagttttcctccacacatagcgttttgcattttggccaaaaagttcaattttgctctcatctgaccagagcaccttcttccacatggttgctgtgtcccccacatggcttgtggcaaactgcaaacgggacttcttatgctttctgttaacaatgcctttcttcttgccactcttccataaaggccaactttgtacagtgcatgactaatagttgtcctatggacagagtctcccacctgagctgtagatctctgcagctcgtccagagtcaccatgggcctcttgactgcatttctaatcagcgctctccttgttcggcctgtgagtttaggcggatggccttgtcttggtaggtttacagttgtgccatacaccttccatttctgaatgatcgcttgaacagtgctccgtgggatgttcaaggctttggaaatctttttgtagcctaagcctgctttaaatttctcaataacttgatccctgacctgtcttgtgtgttctttggacttcacggtgttgttgctcccaatattctcttagacaacctctgaggccctcacagagcagctgtatttgtactgacattagattacacacaggcacactctatttagtcattagcactcatcaggcaatgtctataagcaactgactgcactcagatcaaagggggccgaataattatgcacaccccactttgcagttatttatttgtaaaaaatgtttggaatcatgtatgattttcgtttcacttctcatgtgtacaccactttgtgttggtctttcatgtggaattccaataaaattgattcatgtttgtggcagtaatatgacaaaatgtggaaaacttcaagggggctgaatacttttgcaacccactgtatatatatgatgTACATCTGTCCCATAGTAAAATGcactacagtataatcttgttacatTAAACTTCAAGGAACCggtaaaagtggtttactataccagaggtTTACTGTATCAAAAATTGTCCTATAAATGGCCCAgcgtgccctggtacattctctgctacaaaagagcaactctgtcctcccaatgaaggtacagtacaagcacttgcacatttggtggtctgcaaggttaagtataccttagggctgcctAGCCAGGCTggatgtcaggcttgtctggtcaatgcctataggtcaggctgtatgcccatatgactgacctatagcccagcccgtaacacctgcaccaAGCTCCTACCTAACACAGAACTGcaataaccctgcaggtagatgtagcatacagactgatagtattcaccaaacagaaccaataataataatggaaggcacagtattcacaagtataatagtcacctgaggcctggaggatgaggcAGTCCAGATGAGAGTTTGATGACTGCAAGCAGGTAGAATGGTTACACAGTTCAGGcacttaacccccctggtggtctattaaaaactgccagggggcagcagagcagttttttgtaattttctttttttttaaatcatgtagcgagcagcggcatccccccgccctcttcgatcgcctccggcgatctttgatcaggaaattccGTTgaaagaacgagatttcctggagggcttcccccgtcgccatggcgacggctggcatgacgtcatcgacgttgggagtcccgatcattgggagtcccgatcaaaccctcagcactgcctggcactgattggccaggcagcgcacggggggggggggcgcggcgagtggcggcggctaatcggcacggagcggcggcgatcagagtgcacaagcagctagcaaagtgctagctgtgtgttgcaAAAAAAAGAGTGTGCAAGTGTATAAACCCCTAGTTTTGCTgcgggatagtggcggtttagcagggcttatagttcTGCTTCTGGCTACAAgttaaagtgaatttagactcgcttcagagtctctttaagagatagcGTGGTCACCACTAGCCAGATGTCAGTCCAGGCAGCTTTCATTCAAGTCcatatccaggcagaggtcgatccaggcagcagacaggcaagGTCAAGGTACAATAGCAGAGTCGGCAACCGGTAATCCAATAGAGCGTCGGCAGGAGACAAGGCAGACACGGCAACGGAATCAATCTAGAATAAAATGTGGTCAAGATAcaagcagagtcagcaacaggaaagtttgtgagcgcatacccagcaacaagccaaaagctaatgctatcactgGCGATGTCTGGGGGCGCTCAACATGCTTAAATACaatgactaaccaatcagaaacaaaCAGAATTGAAAGTAACCAATGACAACCCGGCgtgtcagcaagtcagctgacgCAACACAACCACATGGCTaatgtttacagcggcggagcgcgtactgagagcACGTCCACCgcctatccaatgggagctgagcgccaggctgcgctccagtgacgtcagtggcctgccgatacccggaagcttgTGCCTCAGCCCGGGCCTCGGCGTTCCGCAACCATGAGTGCCCCGATGATCTCACACTGGACatattgctggtacagtatccagggcttcttaaaaattgcagccgtcactgaatagaggcagcttcTCGCTtctgtgagtggctccgatacctccgtgGGCATGACTTGCAGTACGTGCCTTGCAGCACCAGCCTGAAGAAAGCGGCAGActatgggtttcacactgacatatgatgtatgcgccgcccactttttactatatccagagtccgcatcgcgtaggggccaaaaaacatgtttactataacagaaattTTATTATATCAGGATTTATTATACCAGATGTTGCTCCCATAGATataaaaaaaggtgcctggtatACAGCTTCTCAGGTAACAAGCTACCTGAACACTTGCCAGTGCCTTGCCTCAGCTGGATTGCTCATACAGCTTGCATCACATCTAAGTAAATGAATCTAGCTACTGGTGGCAAATAACTTGCTGTGTATTAGCGAACAagacactacatgttacagaGGACAaacctccttcatcaggtgtaaaacgTTTTATACCTGATGAAGGTTTGTCCTCCATAACATGTAATGT
It includes:
- the METTL21A gene encoding protein N-lysine methyltransferase METTL21A; this translates as MALVLYDDTVLAGLKRFHNSGATYNFAKHTIRIKQDWKELGVAAVVWDAAIVLCMYLETGINLQGCSVIELGAGTGLVGIVSALLGAEVTVTDREVALEFLKANVQDNIPKELQHKVSVKPLTWGRGLNDFSSFNVVLGADIIYLEETFQDLLKTMLHLSTEKTVILLSCRLRYQRDHHFLDMMREHFSVVQVHYDKNVDVHIYKAQKLNQGEL